Proteins from a single region of Desulfobacter postgatei 2ac9:
- a CDS encoding nuclease-related domain-containing protein, which produces MESSTLILQLLGKFWYFIPIFIVLRVLKTPWFKGILGEFIINVSAKIFLDKEQYHLIKNVTLPTEDGTTQIDHIIVSKFGVFVVETKNMKGWIFGNPNQKTWTQKIYKHTRKFQNPLHQNYKHIKTIEALLDLNDQQIHSVIVFIGDSTFKTDMPENVTYGGGYLRYIKSKTKPLLSEAEVKEITNKIESGRLVRSFKTNREHVAHVRNIIAENEIK; this is translated from the coding sequence ATGGAATCATCTACACTTATCTTACAACTGCTTGGAAAATTTTGGTATTTCATACCTATTTTCATTGTCTTAAGGGTATTGAAAACGCCATGGTTCAAAGGAATTTTGGGAGAATTTATTATTAATGTCAGTGCCAAAATATTCCTGGACAAAGAACAATATCATCTCATTAAAAACGTAACTCTTCCCACGGAAGACGGCACTACTCAGATAGACCACATTATCGTTTCAAAATTCGGTGTTTTTGTAGTAGAAACAAAAAATATGAAAGGCTGGATATTCGGAAATCCAAATCAAAAAACGTGGACACAGAAAATATATAAACATACCCGCAAGTTTCAAAATCCCCTCCACCAGAATTACAAACATATCAAAACTATAGAAGCCTTGTTAGATCTAAACGATCAACAAATTCATTCTGTCATAGTATTCATTGGCGATAGTACTTTCAAAACAGACATGCCGGAGAATGTCACATATGGTGGCGGATATCTCCGCTATATTAAATCTAAAACCAAACCATTGTTATCCGAAGCAGAAGTTAAGGAAATCACGAATAAGATTGAAAGCGGTAGGTTAGTGCGATCTTTCAAAACAAATCGCGAGCATGTGGCGCATGTGAGGAACATTATCGCGGAAAATGAAATAAAATAA
- a CDS encoding ABC transporter permease — MIWNTFILALRGIRRNVMRSVLTILGIIIGVAAVITLVTIGNGTTAQVTQQIAAMGTNVLLISPGQRHGPGAASTAPSFSIKDVQAIEQHITDLAGVAPSVSASAVAVVGNQNWSTTITGTTNDFFTVRNWTMKAGRTFSENEINSGRTVCVVGDTIRENLFGDGDLVGQKLRLGKVSCQIIGLLEAKGNSSMGRDQDDCVIMPMKAVQRRFSGNKDIPFIQVAVKSDASTTTASAAIQSLLRKRRHLSDNEEDNFRIMDTKELATMLTSTTKTMTALLGAVAAVSLLVGGIGIMNIMLVSVTERTREIGIRLAIGAYEHEVLLQFLVESVVLSSFGGIFGIILALAASFGAAKMLAIPFVPDLSIIIIAFFFSAAVGVVFGYFPALKAARMDPIDALRHE, encoded by the coding sequence ATGATCTGGAACACTTTTATCCTGGCTTTGCGGGGCATCCGGCGCAATGTCATGCGCTCGGTGCTCACCATTTTAGGCATCATTATCGGCGTGGCGGCCGTGATCACCCTTGTGACCATCGGCAACGGCACCACGGCCCAGGTGACCCAGCAGATCGCCGCCATGGGCACCAATGTACTTCTCATTAGCCCGGGCCAGCGCCATGGCCCCGGCGCGGCCTCGACCGCGCCCAGTTTTTCCATTAAAGATGTCCAGGCCATTGAACAGCATATCACTGATCTGGCCGGTGTGGCCCCGTCCGTATCCGCATCTGCCGTGGCCGTGGTGGGCAACCAGAACTGGAGCACCACCATTACCGGCACTACCAACGATTTTTTTACGGTACGCAACTGGACCATGAAAGCCGGACGAACTTTTTCCGAAAATGAGATCAACTCCGGACGAACCGTGTGTGTGGTGGGGGACACCATCAGGGAAAACCTGTTTGGGGACGGGGACCTTGTGGGGCAGAAACTTCGACTGGGCAAGGTATCCTGTCAGATCATAGGCCTTTTAGAGGCCAAGGGCAACTCCTCCATGGGCCGGGACCAGGATGATTGTGTGATCATGCCCATGAAAGCGGTCCAGCGCCGTTTTTCAGGCAACAAGGACATCCCCTTTATCCAGGTGGCAGTAAAAAGCGACGCCTCCACCACTACGGCGTCAGCCGCCATCCAGTCGCTTTTGAGAAAACGCCGGCATCTATCGGATAATGAAGAGGACAATTTCAGGATCATGGACACCAAGGAGCTTGCCACCATGCTCACCTCCACCACCAAAACCATGACCGCCCTGCTTGGTGCCGTGGCTGCGGTCAGCCTTCTGGTCGGAGGCATCGGTATCATGAACATCATGCTGGTATCCGTGACCGAGCGCACCCGGGAAATCGGCATCCGCCTGGCCATCGGCGCCTATGAGCACGAAGTGCTGCTCCAGTTTTTAGTGGAATCCGTGGTACTCTCCTCCTTTGGCGGTATTTTCGGTATCATCCTGGCCCTGGCAGCCTCCTTTGGTGCCGCAAAAATGCTGGCGATTCCCTTTGTCCCGGACCTCTCCATCATCATTATTGCGTTTTTCTTCTCTGCGGCTGTGGGGGTTGTTTTCGGGTATTTTCCGGCCCTGAAGGCAGCCCGCATGGATCCCATTGACGCTTTGCGGCATGAATAA
- a CDS encoding ABC transporter ATP-binding protein — protein MAEKGHPLISLTRVTKAYGSNEARIFALRGIDLTIDSGEFISVMGPSGSGKSTCMNILGCLDTPTSGQYTFGGVEVSHMSRKQLATLRRFYLGFVFQGFNLLNRTTAMENVELPLVYRGIPPKERKALARKALEQVGLAGREAHTPGELSGGQQQRVAIARAIATTPSVLFADEPTGNLDMARSHEIMELLKQLNREQKITVVMITHESDMAAYSDRIVYFVDGQVADIENGHAPAVKGGQDR, from the coding sequence ATGGCTGAAAAAGGACACCCTTTGATCTCCCTGACCCGGGTCACCAAGGCCTACGGCAGCAACGAAGCCAGGATCTTTGCGCTGCGCGGCATTGACCTGACCATTGACTCCGGGGAATTTATTTCGGTGATGGGGCCGTCAGGCTCGGGCAAATCCACCTGCATGAACATCCTTGGATGCCTGGATACCCCCACATCGGGCCAGTACACCTTTGGCGGGGTGGAAGTCAGCCATATGAGCCGCAAACAACTGGCCACCCTGCGCAGATTTTACCTGGGCTTTGTATTCCAGGGATTCAACCTGTTGAACCGGACCACGGCCATGGAAAATGTGGAACTGCCCCTGGTGTACAGGGGCATACCGCCTAAAGAACGCAAAGCGCTGGCGCGCAAGGCTCTCGAACAGGTGGGGCTTGCAGGACGCGAAGCCCACACCCCCGGCGAGCTTTCCGGGGGACAGCAGCAGCGGGTGGCCATTGCCCGGGCCATCGCCACCACCCCGTCGGTATTGTTTGCCGACGAACCCACGGGCAACCTGGACATGGCCAGAAGCCACGAGATCATGGAACTTTTAAAACAATTGAACCGGGAACAGAAAATCACCGTGGTCATGATCACCCATGAATCAGATATGGCCGCATACTCGGACCGAATTGTTTACTTTGTGGACGGCCAGGTGGCAGACATTGAAAACGGGCATGCCCCGGCAGTAAAAGGAGGTCAGGACCGATGA
- a CDS encoding efflux RND transporter periplasmic adaptor subunit, whose translation MDLTDDINATLKNTGPRKKGKKRIFIILFILIVAAAGAYFLLGPKGRPDDGMGVDPGITFKTSPAAITDIHVTVSATGTLEPTNEVEVGSELSGTIQEVFVDYNDRVTVGQLLARLDITDLQAQVRKSRASLASARASVRQAQATVEETDRKLKNLKKVRELSGGKMPAQTDMDQARANYTRALADRAMAEASVAEVQASLDSTLTELSKADIISPVNGVVLTREIEKGATVAASFEAPVLFTLAEDLTQMKLNVDVDEADIGVVKEGLDARFTVDAYPKRKFEAKILQVRFNATTTDGVVTYETIMTCDNADLALRPGMTATADIIVKQADQVLSVPSGALRFSMPKPEENKSSPSLLRMFMPGPPRRGDRSAKHVTITGGNNQDTIWILDKNKRPRPVPVKTGLSDGINTQILEGEITRGSEVIVSATTKGK comes from the coding sequence ATGGATTTAACCGATGATATCAATGCCACATTAAAAAACACCGGTCCCCGAAAAAAAGGCAAAAAGCGTATCTTTATAATTCTTTTTATTCTGATTGTCGCTGCAGCAGGGGCATATTTTCTTCTGGGGCCCAAAGGCCGACCGGACGACGGTATGGGGGTGGATCCAGGCATCACGTTTAAGACATCTCCGGCCGCAATCACCGATATTCACGTAACGGTTTCCGCCACTGGCACCCTGGAACCCACCAATGAGGTGGAGGTGGGCAGTGAATTATCCGGCACCATCCAGGAGGTTTTTGTGGATTACAATGACCGGGTCACCGTAGGCCAGCTCCTGGCCCGGCTCGATATCACGGATCTGCAGGCCCAGGTGCGCAAAAGCAGGGCATCTCTGGCATCGGCCCGGGCATCGGTGCGCCAGGCCCAGGCCACGGTGGAAGAGACCGACCGGAAATTAAAAAACCTGAAAAAAGTCCGGGAATTGAGCGGCGGCAAGATGCCGGCCCAGACCGATATGGATCAAGCCCGGGCCAACTACACCCGGGCCCTGGCCGACCGCGCCATGGCCGAGGCAAGTGTCGCAGAGGTCCAGGCATCTTTGGACAGCACCTTAACCGAATTGTCCAAGGCGGATATCATCTCCCCCGTAAACGGCGTGGTCCTGACCCGGGAGATTGAAAAGGGCGCCACCGTGGCCGCCTCATTTGAGGCCCCGGTGCTGTTTACCCTGGCAGAAGATTTAACCCAAATGAAGCTGAACGTGGATGTGGATGAAGCAGACATCGGTGTGGTCAAGGAGGGACTTGACGCCCGCTTTACCGTGGATGCCTATCCCAAACGCAAATTTGAAGCAAAAATACTGCAAGTTCGGTTCAATGCCACCACCACGGACGGAGTGGTGACCTATGAAACCATCATGACCTGTGACAACGCCGATTTAGCTTTGCGCCCGGGCATGACGGCCACGGCAGACATTATTGTTAAGCAGGCCGACCAGGTATTGTCCGTACCCAGTGGCGCCCTGAGATTCTCAATGCCCAAGCCCGAAGAGAACAAAAGCAGCCCATCGCTGTTAAGGATGTTCATGCCCGGCCCGCCCAGGCGCGGCGACCGGTCGGCCAAACATGTCACCATCACAGGCGGCAATAACCAGGATACCATATGGATTCTGGACAAAAACAAGCGGCCAAGGCCTGTACCTGTAAAAACAGGCTTAAGTGATGGCATCAACACCCAGATTCTGGAAGGCGAGATCACCCGGGGCTCTGAGGTGATTGTTTCCGCAACCACAAAGGGCAAATGA
- a CDS encoding efflux transporter outer membrane subunit gives MPKRFFFLSDTPWSDICLIFIFITLFTGCKAVGPDYKPPDLFPEGSWHAPMQKGLAQAPVAPEQLAQWWTVLDDPVLTELISRAVQNNLDVKLALERIRQYRLLKGIEEADRLPTVNASGGASWTGTSNEDGTGTTTKSYSAGLDASWEIDLFGRIQRAIEAADATLSAKQEALRDALVSLVADLADSYINVRTAQIRLNVVRQSIDSQAESFQLTQWQNQAGLTDELDIHQARYSLENAKAQIPALESTLSDAMNRVAVLSGLAPGTLKKKLASPRPLPALPATIAVGLPADTLRRRPDIREAEYELVAQTAQVGVATADLYPKLTLSGSIGVDALSPAALIDNTLDPSHWARSLAASLSQTLFDAGSIRKNIEVQNSLQKQALIQYETAILSALEEVENSLVAYAKEQIRLEHLTVAAQQALIAENLAKKKYESGLIDFTTVLTSQQTVLSYESDLATSQGRCVSNLITLYKVLGGGWTPIASDASKGGQNKSQIESTP, from the coding sequence ATGCCAAAACGCTTTTTTTTTCTGTCAGACACCCCCTGGTCAGACATCTGTCTGATTTTTATTTTTATTACCCTTTTCACAGGCTGCAAAGCCGTGGGACCGGACTACAAACCGCCGGATCTTTTCCCTGAAGGATCCTGGCATGCCCCTATGCAAAAGGGGTTGGCCCAAGCACCGGTGGCCCCTGAACAGCTGGCGCAATGGTGGACGGTACTCGACGACCCGGTGCTTACGGAGCTGATTTCCCGTGCGGTTCAAAACAACCTGGATGTAAAACTCGCCCTGGAGCGCATTCGCCAGTACCGGCTGCTCAAGGGAATTGAAGAGGCAGACAGGCTGCCCACCGTCAATGCATCGGGCGGGGCCTCCTGGACCGGCACCAGCAATGAGGACGGCACCGGCACCACTACAAAATCTTACAGCGCCGGCCTGGATGCAAGCTGGGAAATTGACCTGTTCGGGCGGATCCAGCGCGCCATTGAAGCTGCTGACGCAACGCTTTCAGCCAAACAGGAGGCGCTGCGGGACGCCTTGGTCAGTCTTGTGGCGGATCTTGCAGACAGTTATATTAATGTACGCACGGCCCAGATACGCCTGAATGTGGTCCGGCAGAGCATTGACTCCCAAGCTGAATCCTTCCAGCTCACCCAGTGGCAGAACCAGGCAGGCCTGACCGATGAACTGGATATCCACCAGGCCCGGTACAGCCTGGAAAACGCAAAAGCCCAGATTCCGGCCCTTGAATCCACCCTGTCCGACGCCATGAACCGGGTGGCCGTACTCTCGGGTCTTGCCCCCGGCACCCTGAAGAAAAAACTGGCATCGCCCCGCCCCCTGCCCGCTTTACCGGCGACCATTGCCGTGGGTCTTCCCGCAGATACCCTGCGAAGACGACCCGATATCAGAGAGGCCGAATACGAACTCGTTGCGCAGACCGCCCAGGTCGGGGTGGCCACGGCAGACCTTTACCCCAAACTGACCCTGTCCGGCTCCATTGGTGTGGATGCCCTAAGTCCTGCCGCACTCATTGACAATACCTTAGATCCATCCCACTGGGCGCGATCCCTGGCCGCAAGCCTGTCCCAGACCCTGTTTGACGCAGGCAGCATCCGTAAAAATATCGAGGTCCAGAACTCTTTGCAGAAACAGGCCCTAATCCAGTACGAAACAGCTATCCTGTCCGCCCTGGAAGAGGTGGAAAATTCCCTGGTGGCCTATGCCAAGGAACAGATCCGGCTGGAACACCTGACGGTTGCCGCCCAACAGGCCCTGATTGCCGAAAACCTGGCCAAAAAGAAATACGAATCCGGCCTGATTGATTTCACCACCGTGCTGACATCCCAGCAGACCGTATTATCTTATGAAAGTGATCTTGCCACAAGCCAAGGGAGGTGTGTCTCCAACCTGATCACCCTTTACAAGGTCCTTGGCGGGGGTTGGACCCCGATCGCATCCGACGCCTCAAAAGGCGGACAAAACAAGTCTCAAATAGAGTCAACCCCCTAA
- a CDS encoding tetratricopeptide repeat protein — MGLKEELEEKAESCDSPEEYIGVAKEIIAGLDDKDWAVELMEAGAEWAQTYDEAVVYAEAAKEIIGDDDVVGNFLSNAKMLCMSAADFIGLGSAAGKLGLEDMAKEMNEAAMGKCTKLTDFLNLSNQLIKTDPDMAKQVMDKAFAKCTKPEDFVSFAKSILDSTKDKDQAKEIYEKGIAAATTADGFSALAAGAIKDLGDKDFARAIYEKAVGSLEKGDELLKFAVIVKEQLDDKEFTLSVYKKAEAQYTKFDEYLKLAKASFENTGEKAFASGVYQKAAATNPDCTQLVSMALAMAKDLGDTAAALPVLKQAQAAVKNNADFLKTAGAILEVAKDDKAWTDAIAFQKAKREEFGKLYDDFALQENEIKTCAPMRILAGEVVKETGDTFYAAKLYKKSEKLTIHFSDFIKLAAAIHGDLKDTEWIKEIYTALLDKCKSFGDYNTLTNAIQDTLGDSAWVKQIYAGLETKAAGNGDLIKLAAVAIEKFKDKAWAQKLVGAVAGKAKTVYDYTFAGSATLKLLENRDGALALYKSAEGLCRTKQDYAGLVALVKQQTADKSMLSELLVLGRQKLTEFSDQLFLAETFLIDAQDAENAAAVYEDAERNALTNDTLSQLGTSVKGRLGDDKWASRILAKIR, encoded by the coding sequence ATGGGACTCAAAGAAGAACTGGAAGAGAAAGCGGAAAGCTGTGATTCACCGGAAGAATATATTGGTGTGGCCAAAGAGATTATAGCAGGCCTGGATGACAAGGACTGGGCGGTTGAACTGATGGAAGCGGGTGCTGAATGGGCCCAGACCTATGATGAGGCCGTGGTTTACGCCGAGGCGGCCAAAGAGATTATCGGTGACGATGATGTGGTGGGCAATTTTCTTTCCAACGCCAAAATGCTGTGCATGAGTGCGGCAGATTTCATCGGCCTTGGCTCTGCTGCAGGTAAACTTGGCCTGGAGGATATGGCCAAGGAGATGAATGAGGCTGCCATGGGCAAATGCACCAAGCTCACCGACTTCCTCAATCTGAGCAACCAGCTGATAAAAACCGATCCGGACATGGCCAAACAGGTTATGGACAAGGCTTTTGCAAAATGTACCAAACCGGAAGATTTTGTATCCTTTGCCAAATCCATCCTGGACAGCACCAAGGATAAGGATCAGGCCAAGGAGATTTACGAAAAAGGCATCGCTGCCGCCACTACGGCTGACGGATTCAGCGCCCTTGCCGCAGGCGCAATAAAAGATCTCGGTGATAAGGATTTTGCCCGGGCCATTTATGAAAAAGCGGTTGGGTCTCTGGAAAAAGGGGATGAACTGCTCAAGTTTGCGGTAATCGTCAAGGAACAGCTCGATGACAAGGAATTTACTTTGTCTGTATATAAGAAAGCAGAAGCCCAGTATACAAAGTTTGATGAATACCTCAAACTGGCCAAGGCAAGTTTCGAGAATACCGGTGAGAAAGCCTTTGCTTCAGGTGTTTACCAGAAAGCCGCCGCCACTAATCCCGACTGTACACAGCTGGTTTCCATGGCACTGGCCATGGCCAAGGATTTGGGTGATACCGCTGCTGCCCTGCCTGTATTGAAACAGGCCCAGGCTGCCGTGAAAAATAATGCGGATTTCCTTAAAACTGCTGGCGCCATTCTTGAGGTGGCCAAGGATGACAAAGCATGGACAGACGCCATTGCTTTTCAGAAAGCCAAACGTGAAGAGTTCGGAAAACTGTACGATGATTTTGCCCTCCAGGAAAATGAGATCAAAACTTGTGCACCCATGCGTATCCTGGCCGGTGAAGTGGTTAAAGAGACCGGTGATACCTTTTATGCAGCCAAACTGTACAAAAAGTCCGAAAAACTTACCATTCATTTCAGCGACTTCATCAAGCTGGCTGCCGCCATCCATGGTGATCTTAAGGATACGGAATGGATCAAAGAGATCTATACGGCACTTCTGGACAAATGCAAGAGCTTTGGTGATTACAACACCCTGACCAATGCCATCCAGGATACTCTTGGGGACAGCGCCTGGGTAAAACAGATCTATGCCGGCTTAGAGACAAAGGCTGCCGGCAACGGCGATCTCATCAAGCTTGCCGCTGTAGCCATTGAGAAGTTTAAGGACAAAGCGTGGGCACAAAAACTTGTGGGTGCCGTAGCCGGCAAGGCCAAGACCGTTTACGACTATACCTTTGCAGGCAGTGCTACCCTCAAGTTGCTTGAAAACAGGGACGGGGCTTTGGCGCTGTATAAATCTGCCGAAGGCCTTTGCCGTACCAAGCAGGATTATGCCGGTCTGGTGGCGTTGGTTAAACAGCAGACTGCCGACAAGAGCATGCTTTCAGAACTGTTGGTCCTGGGTCGCCAGAAATTGACCGAATTCAGTGACCAGCTCTTTTTGGCTGAAACCTTTTTGATCGACGCCCAGGATGCAGAGAACGCGGCTGCTGTGTATGAAGATGCCGAGCGCAATGCCTTGACCAATGATACATTGTCTCAGTTAGGCACCAGCGTTAAAGGTCGTCTGGGTGATGACAAATGGGCATCCCGAATTTTGGCAAAAATCAGATAA
- a CDS encoding DUF5320 domain-containing protein has translation MPGFNQRGPQGLGPMTGRGLGICGNRNMAGVGYGAGYGAGYGGRGCGRGFGGGGRGMGRGFGFAGVPVPGPSNEVALQERARMLEEELNAIKAQLNTTSENE, from the coding sequence ATGCCAGGATTTAATCAGAGAGGACCACAAGGATTGGGACCCATGACTGGAAGGGGTCTGGGTATTTGCGGAAACCGCAACATGGCCGGTGTCGGATATGGTGCAGGTTATGGAGCCGGATATGGCGGTCGGGGATGTGGCCGTGGATTTGGCGGTGGCGGTCGTGGTATGGGGCGTGGATTTGGTTTTGCTGGTGTCCCTGTTCCCGGGCCTTCAAATGAAGTTGCGCTCCAGGAGAGGGCCAGGATGCTGGAAGAGGAGCTCAACGCCATTAAGGCCCAGCTCAATACCACATCCGAGAACGAATAA
- a CDS encoding DUF6125 family protein, whose product MQDSTPFQAQDLTPDMQKTQLIDMFTRIVVHYGLWFNEVQHQMGMEKALTALDKATQSSIASLMKHLSLTLGFELDQGMPKAVMSLDDATTEKLMAAVGKAWLANDGVWFQAVEFEHGMNDAKRCNDSCWARFSPFEAHRIKNILGLGRHPGLEGLKKALNLRMYAFINEQSIVEETSDSFIFQMNECRVQRARMRKGLDDYPCKSGGLVEYARFAEGVDDRIKTECIGCPPDPHPETWFCAWRFTLTP is encoded by the coding sequence ATGCAAGATTCAACTCCGTTCCAAGCTCAGGACCTTACCCCTGATATGCAGAAAACCCAACTGATCGACATGTTTACCCGTATTGTTGTCCACTACGGCCTCTGGTTCAATGAGGTTCAGCACCAGATGGGGATGGAAAAGGCACTTACCGCGCTGGATAAGGCCACACAATCTTCAATTGCAAGCCTCATGAAACATCTGTCCCTCACCTTGGGATTTGAGCTGGACCAGGGCATGCCCAAAGCGGTGATGTCTCTGGATGACGCTACAACTGAAAAATTAATGGCAGCCGTGGGAAAAGCCTGGCTGGCCAATGACGGGGTCTGGTTTCAGGCTGTGGAGTTTGAGCACGGCATGAACGATGCCAAACGGTGCAATGACTCCTGCTGGGCCCGTTTTTCCCCCTTCGAAGCCCACCGCATAAAAAATATTCTGGGTCTGGGCAGACATCCTGGACTTGAGGGGTTGAAAAAAGCGCTGAATTTGAGGATGTACGCATTTATCAACGAGCAGAGCATTGTAGAGGAAACTTCCGACAGTTTTATTTTTCAGATGAATGAATGCAGGGTCCAGCGGGCAAGGATGCGCAAGGGTCTGGATGATTATCCCTGCAAGTCCGGCGGTCTTGTTGAATACGCCCGTTTTGCCGAAGGCGTTGATGACAGAATTAAAACCGAATGCATCGGGTGCCCGCCGGATCCACATCCTGAAACGTGGTTTTGCGCATGGCGATTTACCCTGACACCGTGA